In Microbacterium binotii, one DNA window encodes the following:
- a CDS encoding UDP-N-acetylglucosamine--N-acetylmuramyl-(pentapeptide) pyrophosphoryl-undecaprenol N-acetylglucosamine transferase produces MTTYLLAGGGTAGHVNPLLAVADGLREREPDAQILVLGTREGLESRLVPARGYELLIVDKVPFPRRPNAAALRFPARWRRAVAQVRGYIRERGVDVVVGFGGYAAAPAYVAARRAGVPVVVHEANAKPGLANVLGARRAAAVGVAFEGTPLRRSEVVGMPLRREIVSLDTAALRPQAAASFGLDPARPTLLVFGGSLGAQRLNDAFGAAYEDVLAAGWQLLHITGERSELPDPAVRGYVVRRYIDRMDYAFAVADAIVSRSGAATVSEISALGIPAVYVPYAVGNGEQSLNAASAVAAGAAVLIPDADLDADRVRSEILPLISDRSRIARMREASVGVGTRHGTENVVALIDRARA; encoded by the coding sequence GTGACGACGTATCTCCTCGCCGGCGGCGGCACCGCCGGCCACGTGAATCCCCTGCTCGCGGTCGCCGATGGGCTCCGCGAGCGCGAGCCGGATGCGCAGATCCTCGTACTGGGCACTCGCGAAGGGCTCGAGTCCCGCCTGGTCCCGGCGCGCGGCTACGAGCTTCTCATCGTCGACAAGGTTCCCTTCCCGCGTCGTCCGAACGCCGCTGCCCTGCGCTTTCCCGCCCGGTGGCGGCGTGCCGTGGCGCAGGTGCGCGGCTACATCCGCGAGCGCGGCGTCGACGTCGTGGTCGGTTTCGGCGGGTACGCCGCAGCTCCCGCGTACGTCGCGGCTCGGCGCGCGGGTGTTCCCGTGGTCGTCCACGAGGCGAACGCGAAGCCCGGTCTGGCGAACGTCCTCGGGGCGCGTCGCGCCGCCGCCGTAGGGGTGGCTTTCGAGGGGACGCCGCTGCGCCGCTCCGAGGTCGTCGGGATGCCGTTGCGCCGAGAGATCGTGTCGCTCGACACCGCAGCGCTGCGACCGCAGGCCGCCGCCTCGTTCGGCCTCGACCCCGCGCGTCCCACCCTTCTCGTCTTCGGCGGTTCGCTCGGCGCACAGCGGCTGAACGACGCGTTCGGCGCCGCCTACGAGGACGTGCTCGCGGCGGGCTGGCAACTGCTGCACATCACCGGGGAGCGCTCGGAGCTCCCCGACCCGGCGGTGCGCGGCTACGTCGTGCGACGTTACATCGACCGGATGGACTACGCCTTCGCGGTCGCCGATGCGATCGTCTCCCGCTCGGGAGCGGCGACGGTCAGCGAGATCAGCGCGCTCGGCATCCCCGCTGTGTACGTGCCGTATGCGGTCGGAAACGGCGAGCAGAGTCTGAATGCCGCATCCGCCGTCGCCGCGGGAGCGGCGGTACTGATCCCGGATGCCGACCTGGACGCCGACCGTGTGCGCTCCGAGATTCTGCCGCTCATCTCGGATCGCTCCCGCATCGCACGGATGCGGGAGGCATCGGTCGGTGTCGGCACGCGCCACGGCACGGAGAACGTCGTCGCGCTGATCGACCGCGCGCGGGCCTGA
- the ftsW gene encoding putative lipid II flippase FtsW, whose translation MRVVDTTRTRPLPQEPEPAKRGLAARVSLGRVFAPVPSEFLLIASTALILTGFGLVMVLSATSATSEDAGGGPYDAVIKQGVFALIGIPLMFLASRMPLRFWKRMAWPALIGATVFQLLVFTPLGITNDGNQNWIRIAGLQAQPSEFLKVTLAIWLGYILYRKRTLLADWRHVFIPAVPVGIAVIGTVMAGHDLGTAIILVLIMLAGLFFSGVKLRVFLLPLLLFAGGVAYFAISSPDRMRRYMSFLSNDCLADYYGDCYQPLHGIWGLAGGGVFGVGLGNSKEKYSWLPAAANDYIFAIVGEELGLIGCIVVLILFAIFAVGAFHIVRKTDDPFVRIAAGAITVWIIGQALLNIGVVLRLLPVFGVPLPFLSQGGTSLMSVLIACGVLLSFARTIPPRARSAASPSPRGTITR comes from the coding sequence ATGCGGGTGGTCGACACGACGAGGACCAGGCCCCTTCCGCAGGAGCCTGAGCCCGCGAAGCGGGGACTGGCCGCACGGGTCTCTCTCGGACGCGTCTTCGCTCCGGTTCCCAGCGAGTTCCTCCTCATCGCGTCGACGGCGCTGATCCTCACCGGCTTCGGGCTCGTGATGGTGCTCTCCGCCACATCGGCGACGAGCGAGGACGCGGGAGGTGGACCCTACGACGCCGTGATCAAGCAGGGCGTGTTCGCCCTGATCGGCATCCCGCTCATGTTCCTGGCGTCTCGTATGCCCCTGCGGTTCTGGAAGCGCATGGCATGGCCGGCTCTCATCGGGGCGACGGTCTTCCAGCTGCTCGTCTTCACCCCGCTGGGCATCACGAACGACGGCAATCAGAACTGGATCCGCATCGCCGGCCTGCAGGCGCAGCCGTCGGAGTTCCTGAAGGTCACGCTGGCGATCTGGCTGGGATACATCCTCTATCGCAAGCGCACACTACTGGCCGATTGGCGCCACGTCTTCATCCCCGCCGTTCCGGTGGGCATCGCCGTCATCGGCACGGTCATGGCCGGTCACGACCTCGGGACCGCGATCATCCTCGTGCTCATCATGCTCGCGGGTCTGTTCTTCTCCGGTGTGAAGCTGCGGGTCTTCCTGCTTCCGCTCCTGCTCTTCGCGGGCGGCGTCGCCTACTTCGCGATCTCGAGCCCGGACCGCATGCGTCGGTACATGAGCTTCCTCTCCAACGACTGCCTCGCCGACTACTACGGCGACTGCTACCAGCCGCTGCACGGCATCTGGGGGCTGGCGGGGGGAGGCGTGTTCGGTGTGGGCCTGGGCAACTCGAAAGAGAAGTACAGCTGGCTGCCCGCGGCCGCGAACGACTACATCTTCGCGATCGTCGGCGAGGAGCTGGGGCTCATCGGCTGCATCGTCGTGCTCATCCTCTTCGCGATCTTCGCTGTCGGCGCGTTCCACATCGTGCGCAAGACCGACGATCCGTTCGTGCGGATCGCGGCCGGCGCCATCACCGTCTGGATCATCGGCCAGGCGTTGCTCAACATCGGCGTCGTGCTGCGACTTCTGCCCGTCTTCGGCGTCCCCTTACCGTTCCTCTCGCAGGGCGGGACCTCGCTCATGTCCGTGCTCATAGCTTGCGGTGTGCTGCTCTCGTTCGCGCGCACCATCCCGCCCCGGGCGCGCTCAGCGGCATCCCCGTCGCCTCGTGGCACAATCACCCGGTGA
- the murD gene encoding UDP-N-acetylmuramoyl-L-alanine--D-glutamate ligase, with amino-acid sequence MARAIVTDARLDTLNSWHADWKGLRVVVLGLSMTGFSVADTLAELGADVLVFSESADEEYARLLPVIGAGLWTGPLDTVPEALIAHRPDLVVASPGFAPHHPVISWTRSEGIALWGDLELAWRVRDKVRRPDGSPHEWILVTGTNGKTTTTRLTATMLQTAGYRVAPVGNIGVPVLDAVRDPAGFDVLVVEVSSHQLWYLSLQAGPEPVSPWASVCLNLADDHLQWHGSFAAYRDAKAVVYSHTRMACVYNKADEATRLMVEEADVVDGARAIGFDLGMPGPSDLGVVEGILVDRAFLDDRRNSALELTTLEELSRQQLAAPHMVANVLAAAALARSVGAEPAAIREALARFRLDPHRIEIVATSAGVTWVDDSKATNPHAAASSLAAYPGAIWIVGGQLKGVDVSDLVATRGVLAKAAVVIGVDRTEVLAAFARHAPAVPVFEVVDTETEDVMAQVVELATEIAHDGDVVLLAPAAASFDQFTSYADRGTRFADAVRTRIGRDAGGRHDEDQAPSAGA; translated from the coding sequence ATGGCTCGTGCGATCGTGACCGACGCCCGTCTGGACACCCTGAACAGCTGGCATGCCGACTGGAAGGGGCTGCGCGTCGTCGTGCTCGGCCTGTCGATGACCGGATTCTCGGTCGCCGACACCCTGGCCGAACTCGGCGCCGACGTGCTCGTGTTCAGCGAGAGCGCCGACGAGGAGTACGCGCGGCTGCTGCCGGTCATCGGCGCGGGTCTTTGGACCGGCCCGCTGGACACGGTCCCGGAGGCGCTGATCGCGCACCGCCCCGACCTCGTCGTGGCCTCGCCCGGCTTCGCGCCGCATCACCCGGTCATCTCCTGGACACGCTCCGAGGGCATCGCGCTCTGGGGAGATCTGGAGTTGGCCTGGCGTGTGCGCGACAAGGTGCGACGGCCGGACGGCTCCCCGCACGAGTGGATCCTCGTCACGGGCACCAACGGCAAGACGACGACCACGCGACTGACCGCGACGATGCTGCAGACCGCGGGTTACCGCGTCGCGCCCGTCGGCAACATCGGAGTGCCGGTGCTGGATGCGGTGCGCGACCCCGCCGGCTTCGACGTTCTCGTCGTCGAGGTGTCCAGTCATCAGCTCTGGTACCTCTCGCTGCAGGCGGGGCCCGAGCCCGTGTCGCCGTGGGCCAGCGTGTGTCTCAACCTGGCCGACGACCACCTGCAGTGGCACGGGTCGTTCGCCGCGTACCGTGACGCGAAGGCCGTCGTCTACTCCCACACGCGCATGGCCTGCGTCTACAACAAGGCCGATGAGGCCACGCGGCTGATGGTCGAGGAGGCCGACGTCGTGGACGGCGCGCGCGCCATCGGCTTCGACCTCGGGATGCCGGGGCCCAGCGACCTCGGCGTCGTGGAGGGCATCCTCGTCGATCGGGCCTTCCTCGACGACCGCCGCAACAGCGCCCTCGAGCTCACGACTCTCGAGGAGCTCTCCCGCCAGCAGCTCGCCGCGCCCCATATGGTCGCCAATGTGCTCGCCGCCGCGGCGCTCGCCCGGTCGGTCGGCGCCGAGCCCGCCGCGATCCGTGAGGCGCTCGCCCGGTTCCGTCTCGACCCCCACCGCATCGAGATCGTCGCGACCTCGGCGGGCGTGACCTGGGTCGATGACTCCAAGGCCACGAACCCGCACGCCGCCGCCTCCTCGCTCGCGGCATACCCCGGCGCCATCTGGATCGTCGGCGGTCAACTGAAGGGCGTGGACGTCTCGGATCTCGTCGCCACGCGCGGCGTCCTGGCGAAAGCCGCCGTCGTCATCGGCGTCGACCGCACCGAGGTGCTGGCGGCGTTCGCGCGACACGCGCCCGCGGTTCCCGTCTTCGAGGTCGTTGACACGGAGACTGAAGACGTCATGGCGCAGGTCGTCGAGTTGGCGACGGAGATCGCGCACGACGGGGACGTGGTTCTGCTCGCCCCCGCCGCCGCATCCTTCGATCAGTTCACGTCCTATGCGGACCGCGGGACGCGCTTCGCGGACGCCGTGCGCACGAGGATCGGAAGGGATGCGGGTGGTCGACACGACGAGGACCAGGCCCCTTCCGCAGGAGCCTGA
- the mraY gene encoding phospho-N-acetylmuramoyl-pentapeptide-transferase, which translates to MRSLLTAAAISLAFTLFLTPVFLRLFRAWGWGQVIRTPENEHNPSHGAKRGTVTMGGTIFIVGSLVGYFIGTYAGGNPPTISGLLVIWMMVGFGVVGFIDDFMKVRRQNSLGLSGWRKIIGQILVVVPFGIVGLSFPNSDGQTPASPFVSLFRDIPVLSFMALGAVVGWVLYLAWIAFLGVAASNSVNVADGLDGLAAGSGIFVTSALALISFWQFKQPCDLDAIARGLQDACYQTRDPFDLAIIAASFIGALVGFLWWNAPKARVFMGDVGSMSIGGVIVALAILSRTEILLAVIAGVYVIASGSVILQRFYFKLTRGKRLFLMSPLHHHLEMRGWPEITIVVRMWIIAGLLALTGVGLFYVEWLVRS; encoded by the coding sequence GTGAGATCACTCCTGACAGCCGCCGCGATCTCGCTCGCCTTCACCCTGTTCCTGACGCCCGTCTTCCTGAGGCTGTTCCGGGCGTGGGGGTGGGGTCAGGTGATCCGCACCCCGGAGAACGAGCACAATCCGAGTCACGGCGCGAAGCGCGGCACGGTCACGATGGGCGGCACGATCTTCATCGTGGGCAGCCTCGTCGGCTACTTCATCGGCACCTACGCGGGCGGCAACCCGCCCACGATCTCCGGTCTGCTCGTCATCTGGATGATGGTCGGCTTCGGCGTCGTCGGATTCATCGACGATTTCATGAAGGTGCGTCGCCAGAACAGCCTCGGACTCTCCGGTTGGCGCAAGATCATCGGTCAGATCCTGGTCGTCGTCCCGTTCGGCATCGTCGGGCTGAGCTTCCCCAACAGCGACGGACAGACGCCGGCGAGCCCCTTCGTCTCGCTGTTCCGCGACATCCCGGTGCTCTCCTTCATGGCGCTGGGTGCCGTCGTCGGATGGGTGCTCTATCTGGCGTGGATCGCCTTCCTCGGCGTCGCCGCGTCGAACTCGGTCAACGTCGCCGACGGTCTCGACGGCCTCGCCGCCGGCTCCGGAATCTTCGTCACGAGCGCTCTCGCCCTCATCTCCTTCTGGCAGTTCAAGCAACCGTGCGACCTCGACGCGATCGCCCGCGGACTGCAGGACGCCTGCTATCAGACCCGGGACCCCTTCGATCTCGCGATCATCGCCGCGTCCTTCATCGGCGCGCTCGTCGGCTTCCTCTGGTGGAACGCACCCAAGGCGCGCGTCTTCATGGGCGACGTGGGCTCGATGTCGATCGGCGGTGTCATCGTCGCTCTCGCGATCCTCAGCCGCACCGAGATCCTGCTCGCGGTCATCGCCGGTGTCTACGTCATCGCATCGGGATCCGTCATCCTGCAGCGGTTCTACTTCAAGCTCACGCGCGGCAAGCGCCTGTTCCTGATGAGCCCTCTCCACCACCATCTCGAGATGCGCGGCTGGCCCGAGATCACGATCGTGGTGCGGATGTGGATCATCGCGGGCCTGCTGGCGCTGACGGGTGTCGGCCTCTTCTACGTGGAATGGCTCGTGCGATCGTGA